A segment of the Fibrobacter sp. genome:
AACTACCACAGAGCCCAAGGCCTGATCAAGATTGCCATGTTCCTGGGATTAATCGCTTTGGTGGTAAGCACCGTCGTAGAGCCTCACTATATCAGCATATATACGGCTACATATACACAGGTGAAACCAACCTTGAAGTACTAGAATTGCGCTTTTTTATCGCAAAAACACATTTTCAGAAATTGTAAAACAAAAACTTCAAAAAAGGTTATTTTTACACAAAATGTAAAGAAATTGCCGTTTTTAGGCTAAATTCGCCAAAATTTTTCAAATTTTCACCCTTTGTGCCTTTTCAAAGGGTGTTTATTTTTTTGCCGCTTGATTCTCCTGCTTGCACCGATTCTGGTGAGCTACGGCCCTTGAGGCAGGGAGAATTTCATTTCCAAAGAGGCGTTATGCTCGAAGAAATTCATGAAGAATGCGGCGTTATCGGCATTTTCAATGGCGAGAACGTTGTCCGCAATGTTACCATGGGTCTGTACGCGCTGCAGCACCGCGGTCAGGAATCCGCAGGCTTTGCAGTGACCGACGGCGACAAGATTCGCGTCCGTAAGTCCATGGGTCTGGTCTCCACCCTTTTGCAGGAACACAACGTTGACGAATGTCCGGGCAACACCTGCATCGGCCACGTCCGTTACAGCACCACAGGCGCAAGCACCCTCGCAAATGCCCAGCCAATTCTGGTGAGTTGCAAGTGGGGCCAGCTGGCTGTAGTTCACAACGGCAACATCACCAACGCAACCGAACTTCGCCAGGAGATGGAAAACGAAGGTCACATCTTCCAGACCACTTCCGACTCGGAAATTCTTCTTCATGAAATCGCACGCACAGAAGCCGATGACTTGGGACAAGCAATCAAGAAAGCTATTACCAAATTCACCGGCTGTTTTTGTCTGATTTTCATCAGCAAGGACACCATGTACGTGGCCCGCGACGGCTTCGGTTTCCGCCCCCTTT
Coding sequences within it:
- a CDS encoding amidophosphoribosyltransferase (Catalyzes first step of the de novo purine nucleotide biosynthetic pathway), translated to MLEEIHEECGVIGIFNGENVVRNVTMGLYALQHRGQESAGFAVTDGDKIRVRKSMGLVSTLLQEHNVDECPGNTCIGHVRYSTTGASTLANAQPILVSCKWGQLAVVHNGNITNATELRQEMENEGHIFQTTSDSEILLHEIARTEADDLGQAIKKAITKFTGCFCLIFISKDTMYVARDGFGFRPLSIARMGKSWCVASETCAFDLLGANYVRDIQPGEFLTITTNGLHSERFTQKDRLAHCIFEYIYFSRPDSKIFEQSCDKVRRKMGKQLAKECPVDADIVISVP